The following nucleotide sequence is from Apium graveolens cultivar Ventura chromosome 4, ASM990537v1, whole genome shotgun sequence.
TATTTTTATAGTATCATCAATTGAGACATTACTAAATTTTTTATTGGAGGGGAAAGAAATTTCATGTTTCATAATAAAACAAGCAACACACAAAACATAATACTTGGTTGCAAAAGATTTATTGCTGagataaatataaattaaatttaagatGAAAAGGTTTACATTAGGGAACTGTTATGTGTGCTAATTGACGGGCAAGTTGTAGAAAACTTCTTCGAAAATGACGTTTGCAGTCACATTTGTTGATCCTCCAGTTTCACTATCAATCAGAATATGTAACCCAGATAGAGAAGTGACCCTTGAAACAGCAACATATAGCTGACCGTGCGTAAAAACCGATCTAGGCAAGTATAATCCAACTTTGTTTAGTGATTGACCTTGACTTTTGTTTATGGTCATGGCAAAAAAAAGCTGTATTGGAAACTGCACCCTCTTGAACTCAAAAGGCCAAGTTGTGTCTGTGGCAACCATCTCAATCCCCGGTATGATGTGGATAGTACCAACCTGTGAACCAGTATGAACCTCACAAATTATACTGTTGGGTAGACATTTCTTAACAATCATTCTTGTCCCATTGCAGAGACCCATAATTTGATTCAAATTTTTCATCAGCATAATTACACAACCAACCTTAATTTTGAGGTCATGTCTAGGAAGGCAGGGCATGTTTATGGAATTTAGATATTCGACCGGAAAAGCAGATCCAAAGTCATTATCATGTCCACTATTGTCACAGAGTGAATCTTAACTAAGATAAGTATGTGTCGTACCTGGAATGAGATCAAGAATGTAAGAGTTTATATCATTAACAATGGCGTTGGTTGGCGTGAGAATAGATCTTTCCTTCAAATAATCAGGATCGGTAATGTTTTttgaaatatttggataaattttgTCGACAATATGCTTGATTGGCTTGTTTTGTGATCGTATGATAAATTTTTCCGGAATGGAAAAATCGGGATCATGGACCACATCATCTGGATGAATATTGGGCAGTGTACCATCCCCAACATTAAGTACCCATTTGATAAATTCTACAATTTCTTTGTTTTCAGCCTCTGTACTTCCAGAAGTAAGCCTCATGTTTTTCTCCAACAAAAAAACTTAACAGTGCTGCCACAACTTGGAACTATTCAATGAAGCACCGACAATTTGTGCTCTGCTGGCTTTGGGTATAACTGGAAGAATCTGGCAAAAATCTCCACCAAAAACTATGGTTATACCACCAAAGGGTAAACCGGCTCTAAGAGGATCAACAGAAGACATTATGTCTCTCAAACTTCGATCAACACATTCAAATGAATGACAATGTTGCATTGGCGCTTCATCCCATATGATGAGACTGGTCTTCTTAATTAATTCTCCAAGCTCTGTGCCATGTTTAATACCTGCAACTGAGCACTGGTCAAGCTTTAACGGAATGTGAAATCTTGAATGAGCGGTTCTGCCTCCTGGAAGATGTGAATTGAAAAAGTGAATTGTACGGTCTCATGTTTTTTGTGAAATGAGACAATTTCTCACCACCACTAAGCAATGATGCGAGGAATGGAGGAGGTTTTTTTTTCAGGTGgtagcctaacttgaccatctttGCAGCATAGTGTAAATGTTGGAGTGCTGTTCATCGAAGATTTATTGTTCCTTTCTTCGTTCCACATTACAGCATTACATTTCCGACATATTTTGGATGGTGGACCAAGGTCCATGTATCCACTCCATAAATCTGTCATATTCCACATATAAAAGTTGATAAGTTTGATTGTACTTGCTACAATAATTAAACATAAAATAATCATTGTTAGATTTATTCATTTATATGTATACATTAAACAATGCAAGCGGGACATTTC
It contains:
- the LOC141718584 gene encoding uncharacterized protein LOC141718584, with the protein product MGLCNGTRMIVKKCLPNSIICEVHTGSQVGTIHIIPGIEMVATDTTWPFEFKRVQFPIQLFFAMTINKSQGQSLNKVGLYLPRSVFTHGQLYVAVSRVTSLSGLHILIDSETGGSTNVTANVIFEEVFYNLPVN
- the LOC141718585 gene encoding uncharacterized protein LOC141718585, whose translation is MRLTSGSTEAENKEIVEFIKWVLNVGDGTLPNIHPDDVVHDPDFSIPEKFIIRSQNKPIKHIVDKIYPNISKNITDPDYLKERSILTPTNAIVNDINSYILDLIPGTTHTYLS